From a single Dromaius novaehollandiae isolate bDroNov1 chromosome 30, bDroNov1.hap1, whole genome shotgun sequence genomic region:
- the ALDOA gene encoding fructose-bisphosphate aldolase A: protein MPHQYPALSPEQKKELADIALRIVAPGKGILAADESTGSIAKRLSSVGAENTEENRRWYRQLLFTADQRVDPCIGGVILFHETLYQKADDGRPFPAVIRAKGGLVGIKVDKGVVPLAGTNGETTTQGLDGLMERCAQYKKDGADFAKWRCVLKISEHTPSRLAILENANVLARYASICQQNGIVPIVEPEILPDGDHDLKRCQYVTEKVLAAVYKALSDHHVYLEGTLLKPNMVTGGHACPKKYSPEEVAMATVTALRRTVPPAVPGITFLSGGQSEEEASLNLNAINRCPLGRPWALTFSYGRALQASALRAWGGKRDNTKAAQEEYVKRALANSLACQGKYTPSGQAGAAASESLFISNHAY from the exons ATGCCGCACCAGTACCCGGCGCTGAGCCCCGAGCAGAAGAAGGAGCTCGCCGACATCGCCCTGCGCATCGTCGCCCCCGGCAAGGGCATCCTCGCCGCCGATGAGTCCACTG GCAGCATCGCCAAGCGGCTGAGCTCGGTGGGGGCGGAGAACACGGAGGAGAACCGGCGCTGGTACCGGCAGCTGCTCTTCACGGCCGACCAGCGCGTGGACCCCTGCATCGGCGGCGTCATCCTCTTCCACGAGACCCTCTACCAGAAGGCGGACGACGGGCGCCCCTTCCCCGCCGTCATCCGCGCCAAGGGCGGCCTCGTCGGCATCAAG GTGGACAAAGGGGTCGTCCCCCTCGCTGGCACCAATGGCGAGACCACCACCCAAG GCCTGGACGGGCTGATGGAGCGCTGCGCCCAGTACAAGAAGGACGGGGCCGACTTCGCCAAGTGGCGCTGCGTCCTCAAGATCTCGGAGCACACGCCGTCGCGCCTGGCCATCCTGGAGAACGCCAACGTCCTCGCCCGCTACGCCAGCATCTGCCAGCAG AACGGCATCGTCCCCATCGTGGAGCCCGAGATCCTCCCTGACGGCGACCACGACCTCAAGCGCTGCCAGTACGTCACGGAGAAG GTGCTGGCGGCCGTCTACAAGGCGCTGAGCGACCACCACGTCTACCTGGAGGGGACCCTGCTGAAGCCCAACATGGTGACGGGGGGCCACGCCTGTCCCAAGAAGTACAGCCCCGAGGAGGTGGCCATGGCCACCGTCACCGCCCTGCGGCGCACCGTGCCGCCCGCCGTCCCCG GCATCACCTTCCTGTCCGGGGGCCAGAGCGAGGAGGAGGCGTCGCTGAACCTCAACGCCATCAACCGCTGCCCGCTGGGGCGGCCCTGGGCCCTGACCTTCTCCTACGGGCGGGCGCTGCAGGCCTCGGCCCTGCGCGCCTGGGGCGGCAAGCGCGACAACACCAAGGCCGCCCAGGAGGAGTACGTCAAGCGCGCCCTG gcCAACTCGCTGGCGTGTCAGGGCAAGTACACGCCCAGCGGgcaggcgggcgccgccgccagcgAGTCCCTCTTCATCTCCAACCATGCCTactga
- the PPP4C gene encoding serine/threonine-protein phosphatase 4 catalytic subunit, with product MGEPSDLDRQIEQLRRCELIKESEVKALCAKAREILVEESNVQRVDSPVTVCGDIHGQFYDLKELFRVGGDVPETNYLFMGDFVDRGFYSVETFLLLLALKVRYPDRITLIRGNHESRQITQVYGFYDECLRKYGSVTVWRYCTEIFDYLSLSAIIDGKIFCVHGGLSPSIQTLDQIRTIDRKQEVPHDGPMCDLLWSDPEDTTGWGVSPRGAGYLFGSDVVAQFNAANDIDMICRAHQLVMEGYKWHFGETVLTVWSAPNYCYRCGNVAAILELDEHLQKEFIIFEAAPQETRGIPSKKPVADYFL from the exons atGGGGGAGCCGAGCGACCTGGACCGGCAGATCGAGCAGCTGCGCCGCTGCGAGCTCATCAAGGAGAGCGAGGTGAAGGCCCTCTGCGCCAAAGCCAG GGAGATTCTGGTGGAGGAGAGCAACGTCCAGCGGGTCGACTCGCCCGTGACG GTGTGCGGCGACATCCACGGGCAGTTTTATGACCTCAAGGAGCTTTTCCGG GTGGGGGGCGACGTCCCCGAGACCAACTACCTGTTCATGGGCGACTTCGTGGACCGGGGCTTCTACAGCGTCGAGACCTTCCTGCTGCTCCTCGCCCTCaag GTGCGCTACCCCGACCGCATCACGCTGATCCGGGGCAACCACGAGAGCCGGCAGATCACGCAGGTGTACGGCTTCTACGACGAGTGTCTGCGCAAGTACGGCTCCGTCACCGTCTGGCGCTACTGCACCGAGATCTTCGACTACCTCAGCCTCTCCGCCATCATCGACGGCAAG ATCTTCTGCGTGCACGGGGGCCTCTCGCCCTCCATCCAGACGCTGGACCAGATCCGCACCATCGACCGCAAGCAGGAGGTGCCCCACGACGGCCCCATGTGCGACCTGCTCTGGTCCGACCCCGAAG ACACCACGGGCTGGGGCGTgtccccgcggggcgccgggtACCTCTTCGGCAGCGACGTGGTGGCCCAGTTCAACGCGGCCAACGACATCGACATGATCTGCCGCGCCCACCAGCTCGTCATGGAGGGCTACAAGTGGCACTTCGGCGAGACCGTCCTCACCGTCTGGTCGGCCCCCAACTACTGCTACCG gtGCGGCAACGTGGCGGCCATCTTGGAGCTGGACGAGCACCTGCAGAAGGAGTTCATCATCTTCGAGGCGGCGCCGCAGGAGACCCGGGGCATCCCCTCCAAGAAGCCCGTGGCCGACTACTTCCTGTGA